A genomic segment from Bdellovibrionota bacterium encodes:
- a CDS encoding DUF5679 domain-containing protein translates to MADETLEAYCVKCKAKRTVSNPQTVQMKNGRPAVKGNCGTCGTGIYKILSSKAAAK, encoded by the coding sequence ATGGCGGACGAGACTCTGGAAGCATATTGCGTCAAATGCAAAGCCAAGCGCACGGTCAGCAACCCGCAGACCGTTCAGATGAAAAACGGTCGCCCCGCGGTTAAAGGCAACTGCGGCACCTGCGGAACCGGGATTTACAAAATCCTTTCCTCCAAAGCCGCTGCTAAATAG